The following nucleotide sequence is from Pedobacter sp. PACM 27299.
ATTCATGGTGATACGGTGGTAGACAATTATTACTGGATGATTGACTACTTTAAAAAAGGAAAAGACAGTACTGCTGTAGTGGAATACCTGACCGAAGAGAATAAATACCTGGATACGATGATGGCTGGGACGAAACAACTTCAGGCAGCTCTTTTTAAGGAACTGAAAGGTCGTATCAAGGAAAAAGATGAGTCAGTACCCGTACTGAAAAATGGTTATTTCTATTATACCAGAAGCGAAGAGGGACAGCAATATTATAAATACTGCAGAAAAAAAGGCAGTCTGAATGCCAAAGAAGAGATCTTATTGGACGTAGACGACCTGGCAAAAGGATTACCGTACTATTCAGCTACTGGTTTTGCCATCAGCCCAGACAATAAAATGCTGGCCTTTGGTGTAGATAAATTATCGAGACGCCAATATGTGATCCATGTTAAAAACCTGGAAACCGGCGAAGTTTTTAAAGATGCCATTCCAAATACCCAAGGTGATGCGACCTGGGCTGCCGACAATAAGACCATTTTTTACACAGCTAAAAATCCAGTTACTTTATTGAGTGAAAAGATAAAGAAACATGTATTGAATACCGATGCCAAACTCGATGAGACCGTCTATGAAGAAAAAGACAAGTCGAATTATATCGGTGTGGGTAAATCAAAATCTGGTAAATACCTTTTCATTTATTCGCAAGCCACACAATCAAATGAGATGAGGATCCTGGATGCAGATAAACCGAATGAAGCATTCAAAGTTTTCCAGCCAAGGGTAAAAGATGTGCTGTATGATGTGATTGCACTGGATGATAGATTTCTAATCCTGACCAATTGGGAGGCCAAAAATTTCCGTCTGATGGAATGTCCGCTGGATAAACCAGAAAGGGCAAACTGGAAGGAAGTGATTCCGCACCGTAAAGATGTTTTACTTGAAGGTGTGGATGAATTTAAAAGTCATATCGTAGTGACTGAGCGGAAAAACGGATTGACGCAACTGCTGATCCGCCCATTCAAAGCTGCGGAATACCACATTGCTTTTGAGGAGCCAACTTATATGGCACAGGTAGGTTCAAACCCAGATTATCAAAGCAAAACTTTGCGTTATATCTATTCATCGCTAACCACGCCAACTTCTACTTATGATTATAATGTAGATACAAAAGCGCAGCAACTGATGAAACAGCAGGAAGTAGTGGGTGGCTATGATAAAGCAGCGTATGTTTCAGAACGCCTATATGCGACAGCAAAAGATGGCACCAAAGTTCCCATCTCCTTGGTGTACAAAAAAGGATTAAAAAAGGATGGCCATGCGCCTTTATTGTTATATGCGTATGGTTCTTACGGATCGAGTATGGATGCAACTTTTAGCAGCGGTAGGTTAAGCTTGCTGGATAGAGGCTTTGTATTTGCTATCGCGCACATCCGTGGAGGCCAGGAAATGGGCCGGCAATGGTATGAAGATGGTAAATTGATGAAAAAGAAGAATACTTTTACCGATTTCATTGATTGCGGACAATACCTGATGGATCAGAAACTGACCAGCAAAGGCCATTTATATGCTCAAGGCGGCAGTGCTGGTGGATTATTAATGGGTGCGGTCATCAATATGGCTCCAGATATGTGGAATGGCATCATTGCACAGGTTCCTTTTGTGGATGTGATCAACACGATGTTGGATGAAAGCATTCCTTTAACCACCAATGAATTTGATGAATGGGGAAATCCAAAGCAAAAAGCCGCTTATGATTATATGAAAAGTTATTCTCCGTATGAAAACATTGAGAAAAAAGCTTACCCGAATATGTTGGTCACAACTGGACTTCACGATAGTCAAGTGCAGTATTTTGAACCCGCTAAATGGGTTGCCAAACTGAGGGCTACCAAGACCGATAAGAATGTGCTGCTGCTCAAAACAGACATGGACTTCGGCCATGGTGGCGCATCCGGCAGGTTCGATTACCTGAAAGATGTTGCCCTAAATTATGCCTTTCTATTTGC
It contains:
- a CDS encoding S9 family peptidase, yielding MIKKTLPGLLLLSVALSCTNKAQKMEPYKWPNATPPVAEVKPHIRTIHGDTVVDNYYWMIDYFKKGKDSTAVVEYLTEENKYLDTMMAGTKQLQAALFKELKGRIKEKDESVPVLKNGYFYYTRSEEGQQYYKYCRKKGSLNAKEEILLDVDDLAKGLPYYSATGFAISPDNKMLAFGVDKLSRRQYVIHVKNLETGEVFKDAIPNTQGDATWAADNKTIFYTAKNPVTLLSEKIKKHVLNTDAKLDETVYEEKDKSNYIGVGKSKSGKYLFIYSQATQSNEMRILDADKPNEAFKVFQPRVKDVLYDVIALDDRFLILTNWEAKNFRLMECPLDKPERANWKEVIPHRKDVLLEGVDEFKSHIVVTERKNGLTQLLIRPFKAAEYHIAFEEPTYMAQVGSNPDYQSKTLRYIYSSLTTPTSTYDYNVDTKAQQLMKQQEVVGGYDKAAYVSERLYATAKDGTKVPISLVYKKGLKKDGHAPLLLYAYGSYGSSMDATFSSGRLSLLDRGFVFAIAHIRGGQEMGRQWYEDGKLMKKKNTFTDFIDCGQYLMDQKLTSKGHLYAQGGSAGGLLMGAVINMAPDMWNGIIAQVPFVDVINTMLDESIPLTTNEFDEWGNPKQKAAYDYMKSYSPYENIEKKAYPNMLVTTGLHDSQVQYFEPAKWVAKLRATKTDKNVLLLKTDMDFGHGGASGRFDYLKDVALNYAFLFALEGINK